Genomic segment of Lentimicrobium sp. L6:
CGATTAGATAGTTTGCAGGATCCTACTTTACGACCTTTGTTAATCAAAGATAGTGTTTACTTCAGCTTTTATTACCAGCCACAGGGAAGAGGAAATGCACCTGAAGAGGGCGATATTTTAAATTTAGAGTTCTATTCTCCACCTACCGATCAATGGGAAAATGTTTGGTCATCCGAAGGAATGACTTTAGATACTTTTCTGGTTCGTGAAGACCTGCTCGATAGTTTAATAATAGGTAGGGATACAATTCCAGGAGGAAGTTTCACTAAGCAAGTATTTATTGCAGTTACTGATAGTGCAAAATTTTTTCATTCTGGATTCCGGTTTAGATTTCATAATCATGCCAGTTTAGCTGGAAATAGTCAGCCCGATTGGCAAAGCAATTGTGATCACTGGAATATTGATATGGTATGGTTAGATAGAGATAGAACTAGAACGGATAGTAGCTATCGTAAAATTTCATTTGTGAACGATCCTCCATCTATGATTAAAAGATATCGTTCAATGCCATATCGTCAATATAGAAATGACCCTACTAATAGTATGATGGATTCCATTCGTTATATGTTTATCAGAAATATGGATAATGTAGCCTATCTGGCTACTTATAAATATACCATATCAAATCAAACTACTCAAGATTCTGTATATCAAACAGCTGCATTTCCAGCAGATTCCAATAGTATAGTTGAAAGTATACGTTCTGCAAAGCCACCAATCATCAGTTATTTCTCCATTTATAATGAACTTTTCAAAACCTTTAAAGTCACTCATATAATCAATGATATTGGTTTGACAGGTGTAGGAGATACTATTGAAAGTGAACAAGTATTTGCTAATTATTATGCCTATGACGATGGTACTCCAGAGGCAGGATATGGAATGAGTGCAAGAAATGGAAAAGCAGCCATCCAGTTTCAGCTCAACACCAAAGACACATTACGCCGAATTCAGATGTATTTTAATCCAACTCTTACTTCTGCCAACGAGCAGTACTTCAATTTGATGGTTTGGAAAAACATAGAACCTGAGGAGGTGATTTATAAAAAACGAGTGAAAGTTACTTTTAGTGAAGGCTTGTATAATTTTTACACCTTCGATTTAGATACAAGTATAGTTTTAGCCAATGAGTTTTATATAGGCTTCCAACAATTATATGATGAGAATCTTAATATAGGCTTCGATTATGCTTTAGATAGTAAGCAGTATCTATATTATAATATTGGTGTTGGATGGATTCCTACAATCTATACTGGATCATTAATGATGCGTCCTTTATTTGGTGAGGTGATGCCTACAGCAACTAATGACATTAAACCCATACCAAAATCAAGTTTTGTGTTGTATCCAAATCCAGTAAATGGCGATATTATACATTTGGATTGGCCGAAAGCTGATTACCATACAATAAAGGTCGAAATATATAATATCACTGGTCAATTGATGTTGCGTAGAAATGATGAGCGAGATATTAACGTTTCTGAATTAGGAAATGGTGTTTATCTAGTGAAAATGACCGATACTGAGACAGGTGAAAATACCACTCAGAAAATGATTAAACGAAAACTATAGTAGAGCGATATGAGCGAGGAAAAGATAGAAGAAAATTTTGATAAAGAAGAAAATGAGGAGAAAGACTTATACGAGCATTATCGCTTTGAAGTAGACCCTGGTCAGGAGCCATTGAGAATTGATAAATTCTTGATGTCTCGGATTATGAATGCTACCAGAAATAAGCTTCAAGAAGCTACTAAAGCAGGTAATGTTTTAGTTAATGAGAAAGAGGTAAAATCAAATTATAGAGTTAGACCTAATGATATTATCAAGATTGTTTTAACCTATCCAAAAAGAGATACTACTGTTTATGGGGAAGATATTCCTTTAGATATAG
This window contains:
- a CDS encoding T9SS type A sorting domain-containing protein, whose product is MRYIYISIIILLGSVFHQLKAQEQLLPLQIDPSLNNYHRSNQLLWKKKESTEPMFLPFFDDFNQAGYRPNADLWEGDNVYINKKFQLFPPNIGVATFDAMDGSGNIYSNASQYAFPADTLSSLEIRLDSLQDPTLRPLLIKDSVYFSFYYQPQGRGNAPEEGDILNLEFYSPPTDQWENVWSSEGMTLDTFLVREDLLDSLIIGRDTIPGGSFTKQVFIAVTDSAKFFHSGFRFRFHNHASLAGNSQPDWQSNCDHWNIDMVWLDRDRTRTDSSYRKISFVNDPPSMIKRYRSMPYRQYRNDPTNSMMDSIRYMFIRNMDNVAYLATYKYTISNQTTQDSVYQTAAFPADSNSIVESIRSAKPPIISYFSIYNELFKTFKVTHIINDIGLTGVGDTIESEQVFANYYAYDDGTPEAGYGMSARNGKAAIQFQLNTKDTLRRIQMYFNPTLTSANEQYFNLMVWKNIEPEEVIYKKRVKVTFSEGLYNFYTFDLDTSIVLANEFYIGFQQLYDENLNIGFDYALDSKQYLYYNIGVGWIPTIYTGSLMMRPLFGEVMPTATNDIKPIPKSSFVLYPNPVNGDIIHLDWPKADYHTIKVEIYNITGQLMLRRNDERDINVSELGNGVYLVKMTDTETGENTTQKMIKRKL